One endosymbiont of Galathealinum brachiosum genomic region harbors:
- a CDS encoding divalent cation transporter — protein sequence MPLGAALACFDNIRTDWLEQEFRHSVMAFGGGALLSAVALVLVPEGITNLTPLSASIYFIAGGFAFMLLDIYLNKINTPASQLAAMLSDFIPESIALGAAFATDSKIAFLLAAMIGLQNLPEGFNAYRELNKSSSYSRKKIITVFTLMALLGPVAGISGFLWLLDYPHFIGAIMLFASGAILYSIFQDIAPQVKLEKHYAPPMGAISGFVLGLIGYMAMS from the coding sequence ATGCCCTTAGGAGCCGCACTTGCCTGCTTCGATAATATTAGAACAGACTGGTTAGAACAGGAGTTCAGACACAGTGTAATGGCTTTTGGTGGCGGCGCATTATTATCGGCTGTTGCTCTTGTTCTGGTTCCAGAAGGCATAACAAATCTCACCCCACTGTCAGCCAGTATTTATTTTATAGCTGGTGGTTTTGCATTTATGCTGCTGGATATATACCTCAACAAGATAAATACACCCGCAAGCCAACTTGCTGCGATGTTATCGGATTTCATACCTGAATCCATCGCACTAGGCGCAGCATTTGCAACAGATAGTAAAATCGCTTTTTTACTGGCTGCAATGATTGGCTTACAAAACTTACCCGAAGGCTTTAATGCATATCGGGAACTAAATAAATCTTCATCATACAGCCGAAAAAAAATTATAACTGTATTTACACTAATGGCTTTACTCGGCCCAGTTGCAGGAATATCCGGTTTTCTCTGGTTGCTTGATTATCCGCATTTTATAGGTGCAATTATGTTGTTTGCATCCGGTGCTATACTTTATTCTATATTTCAGGACATCGCTCCTCAGGTAAAACTTGAAAAACATTACGCTCCACCAATGGGCGCTATCTCAGGTTTTGTTTTAGGGCTGATTGGCTATATGGCAATGTCATAA
- a CDS encoding acetyl-CoA C-acyltransferase (Catalyzes the synthesis of acetoacetyl coenzyme A from two molecules of acetyl coenzyme A. It can also act as a thiolase, catalyzing the reverse reaction and generating two-carbon units from the four-carbon product of fatty acid oxidation), protein MKTVVIAGYARSPFTLSNKGELSKVRPDDLAATVVRGLVEKTGVNVDDIEDLILGCAFPEGEQGFNVARLVVFLAGLPQSVAGTTVNRFCGSSMQSIHNAAGAILMGAGDVYICAGVESMTRVPMMGFNPMPNPELAQSLPGAYMGMGETAENLATKYEISRLAQEEFAVTSHQRAVAALQAGKLKDEIIAIGDVDKDGCIRPDTSLEGLAGLRLAFDENGSVTAGTSSPLTDGASATLVCSEEYAKANGLEIMARIKSIAVSGCAPEIMGIGPVASSNKALERAGLSVADLDIIELNEAFASQSLACIHDLNLDMNKINLDGGAIALGHPLGATGARITGKAAALLKREGKQFALATQCIGGGQGIATILEAV, encoded by the coding sequence ATGAAAACTGTCGTAATAGCTGGATATGCCAGGTCCCCATTTACCCTGTCCAATAAAGGCGAGTTATCAAAAGTTCGCCCGGATGATCTTGCAGCTACGGTAGTTAGGGGACTGGTTGAGAAAACCGGTGTTAATGTAGATGACATTGAGGATTTAATTCTAGGTTGCGCCTTTCCAGAAGGTGAACAGGGATTTAATGTTGCGCGTCTGGTTGTGTTCCTGGCCGGCCTTCCCCAGTCAGTTGCCGGTACAACCGTAAATCGTTTTTGTGGCTCATCGATGCAAAGCATACATAATGCTGCAGGTGCAATTTTGATGGGTGCTGGTGATGTCTATATCTGTGCCGGCGTTGAATCAATGACACGGGTTCCAATGATGGGCTTTAATCCAATGCCCAATCCTGAATTAGCTCAAAGCCTGCCAGGTGCATATATGGGTATGGGTGAAACCGCAGAGAACCTTGCAACTAAATATGAAATCAGTCGTCTGGCTCAGGAAGAATTTGCAGTAACCAGTCACCAACGTGCTGTCGCGGCTCTTCAAGCGGGTAAGCTGAAAGATGAAATTATCGCTATTGGTGATGTAGATAAAGATGGCTGCATTAGACCAGACACATCACTTGAAGGTCTGGCCGGTTTACGGCTCGCATTTGATGAAAACGGTTCAGTAACTGCAGGCACATCATCCCCGTTAACCGATGGTGCATCAGCCACTCTCGTGTGTAGTGAAGAATACGCAAAAGCTAACGGCCTGGAAATTATGGCGCGAATTAAAAGTATTGCTGTCTCAGGTTGTGCACCTGAAATTATGGGCATTGGCCCCGTTGCTTCCAGTAATAAAGCACTTGAACGTGCAGGTCTTAGTGTTGCCGATCTGGATATTATCGAACTTAATGAAGCTTTCGCATCACAGTCCCTTGCCTGCATACATGACCTGAATCTGGATATGAATAAAATCAATCTTGATGGCGGCGCAATTGCCCTCGGCCACCCTCTTGGAGCTACCGGTGCTCGCATCACCGGCAAAGCTGCAGCTTTATTAAAACGAGAAGGTAAACAGTTTGCGCTGGCGACCCAGTGCATAGGCGGAGGTCAGGGTATCGCCACTATACTGGAGGCAGTGTAA
- a CDS encoding hemolysin III, whose amino-acid sequence MSQSQETAYTSAEEVAHTATHALGMLLSIAGLAILVGFSSLNGDAWHVVSSSIYGASLIILYGASALYHGIPHPVAKVLLQRIDHAAIYLLIAGTYTPFLLISLRGSWGWSLFGVIWSLALIGVVLEFVNWKPFKKVSLALYLGMGWIVIVAINPMLEQVATGGLILLLAGGLFYSLGVVFYVWDSIKYNHAIWHMFVLAGSVLHFFSILFYVIP is encoded by the coding sequence ATGTCTCAATCGCAAGAAACTGCCTATACGTCGGCTGAAGAGGTTGCTCATACCGCTACGCATGCATTGGGTATGTTGCTTAGCATTGCGGGACTGGCGATTCTAGTGGGTTTTTCCAGCCTTAATGGTGATGCATGGCATGTGGTAAGTAGCAGTATTTATGGAGCCAGTCTAATTATATTATATGGTGCTTCAGCTTTATATCATGGCATTCCTCATCCTGTTGCTAAAGTTTTATTACAACGTATTGATCATGCAGCAATATATTTGCTTATTGCAGGAACATATACGCCTTTTCTACTTATCAGTTTACGGGGTTCATGGGGGTGGTCATTATTTGGTGTGATCTGGTCTTTGGCTCTTATTGGTGTGGTGCTTGAGTTTGTAAACTGGAAACCGTTTAAAAAAGTATCTCTGGCGCTTTATCTGGGAATGGGCTGGATTGTTATTGTCGCCATTAATCCTATGCTGGAGCAGGTGGCAACTGGAGGCCTGATATTGTTGCTTGCTGGAGGTTTATTTTATTCTTTAGGTGTTGTTTTTTATGTATGGGATAGCATTAAATACAATCACGCGATCTGGCACATGTTTGTGCTTGCGGGCAGTGTATTGCATTTCTTTTCTATCCTGTTTTATGTTATTCCCTGA
- a CDS encoding antibiotic biosynthesis monooxygenase: MEDKKYAVIFTAQMTNPDKEYYATAKKMRELAINQYGCTDFTSVFEDSNEITVSYWENLEQINAWKQDIEHLKAQNMGKSKWYKTYRVQVVEVLREYSSHL, from the coding sequence ATGGAAGATAAAAAGTATGCAGTAATTTTCACTGCACAAATGACTAACCCTGATAAAGAGTATTATGCGACTGCAAAAAAAATGCGCGAACTGGCAATCAATCAATACGGTTGTACAGACTTCACATCTGTATTTGAAGATTCAAATGAAATCACGGTATCATACTGGGAAAACCTGGAACAAATAAATGCATGGAAACAGGATATAGAACATTTAAAAGCCCAGAACATGGGAAAGAGCAAATGGTATAAAACATACAGAGTACAGGTTGTAGAAGTTTTACGTGAATACTCTAGCCATTTATAA
- a CDS encoding SsrA-binding protein: MAKKNKKTKKNSGSSIALNKKARHDYSIEKTFEAGIVLEGWEVKSIRDGRVQMTDTYVMVKNNEIFWLGGQITALLTASTHIHPEPTRPRKLLLHRHEIDRLVGAVERKGYTLVPLKMYWSKGHVKMEIGLAKGKQLHDKRADEKDRDWNRDKARILKGTHH, translated from the coding sequence ATGGCAAAGAAAAACAAAAAAACCAAGAAAAACTCAGGCAGCAGCATTGCTTTAAATAAAAAAGCTAGACATGACTACAGCATAGAAAAAACATTTGAAGCAGGCATAGTGCTCGAGGGCTGGGAAGTAAAAAGCATACGTGATGGTCGCGTTCAAATGACAGATACCTATGTCATGGTTAAAAATAATGAGATATTCTGGTTAGGCGGCCAGATCACAGCCCTGCTCACCGCATCAACTCATATCCATCCAGAACCCACCCGCCCACGTAAGTTACTACTGCATAGACATGAGATAGACAGACTAGTAGGCGCAGTTGAGAGAAAAGGATATACCTTAGTTCCTTTAAAAATGTACTGGAGCAAAGGCCATGTAAAAATGGAAATCGGACTGGCGAAAGGAAAGCAATTACACGATAAACGAGCAGATGAAAAAGATCGCGACTGGAACAGAGATAAAGCCCGAATTCTGAAAGGCACTCATCATTAA
- a CDS encoding RDD family protein, translating to MSDNIYAAPQADLTQTSDNDNEAELATRWSRLWSSLIDSLTIMAVSIPTMYFTGGFDMISEGIQPSFAYNIAIAALSISVFFIINFKSLKTQGQTIGKKTLKIKIVDLEGNLPDFNTQILKRYATYFLPGQIPVAGQFFSLINILFIFGKKKRCIHDFVAGTNVIKS from the coding sequence ATGAGTGATAACATTTATGCTGCACCACAAGCCGATTTAACACAGACTTCTGATAACGATAATGAAGCTGAGCTGGCAACTCGTTGGAGCAGGCTCTGGTCTTCATTAATTGATAGTTTAACGATTATGGCTGTTTCCATTCCTACCATGTACTTTACTGGCGGTTTTGACATGATAAGTGAAGGAATACAACCCTCCTTTGCTTACAATATAGCGATTGCTGCATTATCCATTTCCGTATTCTTTATCATTAATTTTAAATCACTGAAAACTCAGGGGCAGACGATAGGTAAAAAAACACTAAAAATAAAAATCGTTGATCTTGAAGGGAACCTGCCTGACTTTAATACACAAATCCTGAAACGATATGCCACATACTTTTTACCTGGACAAATCCCGGTTGCTGGACAGTTTTTTTCACTTATAAATATACTTTTCATATTTGGTAAGAAAAAACGCTGCATACATGATTTTGTGGCCGGCACAAACGTCATTAAATCTTAA
- a CDS encoding MerR family transcriptional regulator — protein sequence MDKLLSITEVAEEFGVTARTIRFYESKGLISPQRVGSTRAYSYKDRGRLKLIFRAKRLGFSLTDINEYLELYIVDQTQKEQVHLLLDKVNGRISELEQQQEDLIDTLEELREIQKQCSESIDTA from the coding sequence ATGGACAAGTTATTAAGCATTACTGAAGTCGCAGAAGAATTCGGTGTTACAGCAAGAACAATACGGTTTTATGAGAGCAAAGGCCTGATTTCTCCACAAAGAGTAGGCTCTACCCGCGCTTATTCATATAAGGACCGGGGGCGATTAAAGCTTATTTTCAGAGCTAAAAGGCTTGGTTTTTCGCTTACTGACATTAATGAGTACCTGGAACTCTATATCGTAGATCAGACTCAAAAAGAACAGGTACATCTCCTGTTAGACAAGGTAAATGGTCGAATTTCTGAGCTAGAGCAGCAACAGGAAGACTTAATCGATACTTTAGAAGAGCTAAGAGAAATACAGAAACAATGTTCGGAATCTATAGACACAGCCTGA
- a CDS encoding 3-hydroxyacyl-CoA dehydrogenase produces MDINKVAVIGAGVMGAGIAAHISNAGISVVLLDIVPEGAENRNIIADTAVSKMMKAQPAAFMHKRNSKLITTGNIEDHLDLLADCDWIVEAVIERLDIKQDLYKKIDSVRKTGAIISSNTSSIPLHDLLNGLPDTFAADFLITHFFNPPRYMRLLEITRGEKTREEVVNAIDLFSDKALGKGVVNCKDTPGFIANRIGIYWIQVAILEAMELGLTVEEADAVVGRPMGIPKTGVFGLSDLVGLDLMPHLMESMTSTLPEDDVFHSKATIPELITRLIETGYTGRKGKGGFYRLNKEGGKKVKEAIDLKSGEYHPVKKAHLKSISASRKGGLQALISHEDKGGVYAWKVLSQVLSYAVSLLPEIADDILSVDEAMKLGYAWKYGPFELIDQMGAEFFAKRLEEDGLEIPSLLKTALKQTETGCKFYNIDNGQLQRLTLDGKYKNVERNEGVLLLSDIKLASKPIEKNGSASLWDIGDGVICLEFTSKMNAIDPEILKMINIAIERIEDDFKALVIYNEGSNFSVGANVGLLLFAANIAAWEEIEDMIESGQETYKALKYAPFPVVGASSGMALGGGCEVLLHCDRIQAHAETYMGLVEVGVGLIPGWGGCKEMLQRWVVNKKRAAGPMPPAIKVFEMISTAAVAKSAAEAKSMLLLREEDNITMNRDRLLADAKAQALSMVENYQPPEEIEISLAGPTAKTAMSMAVSGFRKNGMATQHDEVVSLALADVISGGDTDITETLSEDDLLELERETFMTLAHHPDSLDRMEHMLETGKPLRN; encoded by the coding sequence ATGGATATTAATAAAGTTGCCGTTATCGGTGCAGGTGTTATGGGAGCCGGCATTGCCGCTCACATTAGTAATGCAGGTATTTCTGTTGTACTACTCGATATAGTGCCCGAAGGTGCTGAGAATAGAAACATCATCGCTGATACCGCTGTAAGTAAAATGATGAAAGCTCAACCCGCAGCTTTTATGCATAAAAGAAATTCAAAATTAATTACCACCGGCAACATAGAAGACCACCTTGATTTACTCGCTGATTGCGACTGGATCGTTGAAGCTGTTATTGAACGTCTGGATATAAAACAGGATCTGTATAAAAAAATTGATTCTGTGCGTAAAACCGGTGCCATTATTTCATCAAACACATCGTCTATTCCGTTACATGATTTATTAAACGGATTACCCGACACTTTCGCAGCTGATTTCTTAATAACACACTTTTTCAACCCTCCCCGTTATATGCGTTTACTGGAAATCACTCGCGGCGAAAAAACACGTGAAGAAGTTGTTAATGCAATCGATTTATTTTCTGATAAAGCATTAGGTAAAGGTGTTGTTAACTGTAAAGACACACCGGGCTTTATTGCTAATCGTATTGGTATTTACTGGATTCAGGTTGCCATACTTGAAGCGATGGAACTTGGCTTAACGGTTGAAGAAGCCGATGCAGTTGTGGGTCGCCCCATGGGTATTCCTAAAACCGGTGTATTTGGTTTATCCGATTTAGTGGGGCTGGATTTAATGCCACACTTAATGGAAAGCATGACGAGCACATTACCTGAAGATGATGTTTTTCATTCTAAAGCAACGATACCCGAACTTATTACCAGACTTATTGAAACCGGTTATACAGGGCGTAAAGGTAAAGGTGGTTTTTATCGCTTAAACAAAGAAGGCGGTAAAAAAGTTAAAGAAGCCATAGATTTAAAATCAGGTGAATATCACCCGGTTAAAAAAGCGCATTTAAAAAGCATTTCTGCCTCACGTAAAGGTGGTTTACAGGCCTTGATAAGCCACGAAGATAAGGGCGGCGTTTATGCCTGGAAGGTACTCTCACAGGTTCTATCTTATGCGGTAAGTTTACTACCTGAAATTGCTGATGACATTCTTTCAGTTGATGAGGCAATGAAACTGGGATACGCATGGAAATATGGTCCATTTGAATTAATAGATCAAATGGGTGCCGAGTTTTTTGCTAAACGCCTTGAAGAAGACGGTTTAGAAATTCCCTCTTTATTAAAGACCGCTCTAAAACAGACCGAAACGGGTTGCAAATTTTACAATATAGACAATGGACAATTACAAAGGCTTACATTAGACGGAAAGTATAAAAATGTAGAGCGCAATGAAGGTGTTCTACTGTTATCAGATATAAAACTGGCCAGTAAACCGATTGAAAAAAATGGCTCTGCTTCACTATGGGATATTGGTGATGGTGTCATCTGTTTAGAATTTACCAGCAAGATGAATGCAATTGATCCGGAAATTTTAAAAATGATCAATATTGCTATTGAACGCATAGAAGATGATTTTAAAGCACTGGTAATTTACAACGAAGGATCAAATTTCTCTGTAGGTGCAAATGTTGGTTTATTATTATTCGCTGCAAATATTGCCGCCTGGGAAGAAATTGAAGACATGATTGAGTCCGGACAGGAAACGTATAAAGCACTTAAGTATGCCCCTTTCCCTGTTGTTGGCGCTTCTTCAGGTATGGCACTGGGTGGTGGCTGTGAAGTTTTATTACATTGCGATCGTATTCAAGCCCATGCTGAAACATACATGGGACTGGTTGAAGTGGGTGTAGGTTTAATACCTGGCTGGGGTGGTTGTAAAGAAATGTTACAACGCTGGGTTGTTAATAAAAAACGTGCAGCCGGTCCTATGCCTCCTGCTATAAAAGTATTTGAAATGATCAGCACTGCAGCAGTTGCAAAATCAGCTGCTGAAGCAAAATCAATGTTGTTATTACGCGAAGAAGATAATATCACTATGAATCGCGATCGTTTACTTGCTGATGCAAAAGCACAGGCGCTTTCTATGGTTGAAAATTATCAACCACCAGAAGAAATTGAAATTAGTCTGGCCGGCCCTACCGCAAAAACAGCCATGAGCATGGCCGTAAGTGGATTTAGAAAGAATGGCATGGCAACTCAACATGACGAAGTTGTTTCACTTGCTCTGGCAGATGTAATTAGTGGCGGAGATACCGACATTACCGAAACACTCAGTGAAGATGATTTACT
- a CDS encoding SCP-2 sterol transfer family protein has translation MAELFSKEWTDNFMAFWNEEPELIKPLEKARFTQVIGYGFDKQDKPEAYVSIENGKIVSAGIYTDQKLDLDVRCGKSQWRKWIKKPPGMVSMGMAFTAGKVKLKVGDYKAILKDSRVGSSFIHSFSVMARA, from the coding sequence ATGGCAGAATTATTTTCTAAAGAATGGACTGATAATTTTATGGCATTCTGGAATGAAGAGCCCGAGTTAATAAAACCACTGGAAAAAGCGCGATTTACTCAGGTGATTGGTTATGGTTTTGATAAGCAGGATAAACCGGAGGCTTATGTTTCTATTGAAAATGGTAAAATTGTTTCAGCAGGTATATATACCGATCAGAAACTGGACCTAGATGTCCGATGTGGTAAATCACAGTGGAGAAAATGGATTAAAAAGCCACCTGGTATGGTATCAATGGGAATGGCGTTTACTGCTGGAAAGGTAAAACTGAAAGTAGGTGATTATAAAGCGATTTTGAAAGATAGCAGAGTGGGCTCATCTTTTATTCATAGTTTTAGTGTTATGGCCAGAGCTTAG
- a CDS encoding four-helix bundle copper-binding protein → MNTNNETDRRQFLLAAGSLAVAAAATSSNVLASNSKHHHHAPSNEELVKTASHCRSTGNACIAHCLTLLGEGDTEMAECAKSVQLMMPTCDATGYHAAANSKYLKDLVKTCQEVCEDCEKACRKHEDKHVECKDCAESCSDMIDACKAYLKAA, encoded by the coding sequence ATGAATACTAATAATGAAACAGATCGTCGACAATTTCTACTGGCTGCAGGCTCTCTGGCTGTTGCGGCTGCTGCAACCTCATCTAATGTATTAGCTTCCAATTCTAAACACCATCATCATGCTCCATCAAATGAAGAGCTTGTTAAAACAGCATCTCATTGCCGTTCTACAGGCAATGCCTGTATTGCACATTGCCTGACTTTACTTGGTGAGGGTGATACTGAGATGGCTGAATGCGCGAAAAGCGTACAGTTAATGATGCCTACGTGTGATGCCACAGGATATCATGCGGCCGCCAATTCCAAATATCTAAAAGATTTGGTTAAGACCTGCCAGGAGGTTTGTGAAGATTGTGAAAAGGCCTGCCGTAAACACGAAGACAAGCATGTTGAATGTAAAGATTGTGCGGAGAGCTGTTCTGATATGATTGATGCCTGCAAAGCTTATTTAAAAGCTGCATAA